The following DNA comes from Quercus robur chromosome 1, dhQueRobu3.1, whole genome shotgun sequence.
aatatttttattcccttttttatAAGATCAAGGAAGAGAGTGAAATCAATGGTAGctctaaaaactttttatggtgtaatcattaaaaaacttaaattattccaaatttaataaaaataaaaattgaatatattgacatcacaaccaaaaaataaaataaaataaaaataaaaacttttactCGGTATCAATCTTGTGTATTGCATGAGGATGTGGAAGTTTTTATTTGCACTTAAAGTTGGTTATATGGATTTGATGCTaatatttaattcatttataaaatattcatagttaaaatatttcaattctttattgaaattttttattgtatacTGAAAATATTAAGATGATTTTATTGCAGATGAAAATACAAATGTAATTAGTCGCCAACTTGATGTGCAATTCTCACAGATGAATATTTCTATTGTTGAATCTACTTTTAACATTGAGTATTTTAAGTTTCAATTCATATTAGTTGATAAAGGTAATTCTAAATCAGTTTAAATTCATTCACATGCGATGAAGCCGACGGTCCCAATAAACCCGTTAGTCTCTCCTTACGCATTCAATGAAGACGAGAAAGAACTCTACACCCGACAACATCTGTGTAAGATGACCAGAACACCTATGCAGGATAGGAAGCTGACAGAAGGAAGCTGACAGGGAGAGAGAAACTTGTGACCGGTCCAGCATGGTCTTACTTGGCCTCCATGAATGTGTATATAAGGAAACATCTTGCGCCCCACAGTTGACCCTAATCATACCACTTGATCtattttagaccccttaaaaccacaattagattaacctaggtaattagccaagtgattagttagtcaaattaacaaatctaggttaacacaaatatatcatatcaatgtatagcagcggaaaattaaaaaaaaaaaaacaacgatatgataactaggaaaaccaaaccagcaaaaaacctggggatgatttaacctaactatcttaaggtaaaaagcaaatccactagaaagaatcaaagttttaCAGTAGCGACTTAgatcactaacatcctattactacctaccagtagaaacttactgacacgaccatgtgcaagctccgagaccacggactccttctttctttggcctttgcaaaacacaaacacccacgtttgCGACTTTAAGAtttcactcaaaggtttagcaacacaaactctcttaTTTGtaactccaagaccacccttgaaggtttagatcattagcacctttgatgattagagaaggcagcaacttctacaacaccgaATCGAGAGATTCTTCAAGtaataacaccggtagaagacataagagagcttttgggaacaaaaccctaaatacaaaagaggcactctcttctctctctaaaaagccttataaaaacgtgcttagggtttcattttcctttatatactaggagaagtagatctgaagccctaatccttaataggcttgaactgctgtttgggcttaattaaaattctgcagatacgactttcgatcaatcgagtttgtcttttgatcgatcgaactagacaaattatgaaatcttcttcctgcaccttgtatgttcttgaatcttgacttgaatcaccttgagcattgtctaataatacctatagactctaagatttatatctagacaagtttgtgttcacgatttgccaattgttctaaacttttagaacctaacaaagaGGATTCTTACAAGGAAATGATCCCGTAAAATATGCTTATTAATAAGGatcttccctacaaggaaaggCCCTCTCCGCCAAGGAACGGATGTCAactctacactactataaaaaccccaaaactctCACAAATCAAAGTACACATAATTTACCCCaactctggcactctagagttgtgaaagtttTCTAACTTAACATTCGGAAGCTATTTGGCCAGTACCATACCGGTACTCTCTGCAAGGTCTTCTTTGTTTCTGTTTCGCAGGTTCTGTCTAGAGCACGCGAGGACCGTGTGGCTTACTgacgatttttggcatcatcagttgaTGCTATCTATGGGGAAAAACTTGTAAGCCATACTACTTCCcagacaaagagttgcatgaTACTTACCCGCTTGATGGTAACCCCCAACAATAGTTAAGGAGACGAACCACGTACCACCTCCCTCAAGAGACAGGTTCAGACTCTCATCGCGGCCGTGGAATGCCTCACCAAGCAAGACCAtgacctagaagagcaactaCGCCAAAAGAATGCAAGGCTTAACACTCAAGAGGAAGACCAAGAAGGTACCAGCGCTAAGAGAAGGGACCAAGAAAGGCTAGAGTGCAGCAATGCCCCAACTAAACAAGAGCGACAGGATACAAGTTGTCCATCCGCCACAAATACGACTCCACCATACATGGTCACAGAGATGCAGAAGATGAAGGAACGGATGGATTTCATGATGAACGCCCTTAGGGGATGAGTGTCTAGCGACCTCGATGAATTGGTCTATCAGACAGATTCACCCTTCACTGCATTCGTCACTTCATTTCCCCTTCCACCAAAGTTTTGCATGCCATAAGTAGAGACCTACAACAAATCTAAGGATCCCATAGATCACTTAGAGTCTTTCAAAACCTTGATGCACTTGCAAGGTATGGCAGATGAGATCATGTGCCGAGCCTTTCCAACTATGTTGAAGGGTCTTACAAGGGTATGGTTCACAAGCTAACGCCAAACTCCATCAACACCTTCAAGGAGTTAAGCGCACAATTCGCCTCGCACTTTATCGGGGGGCacaggtataagaagtccactGCATGCTTGATGAACATCAAACAATGGGAAGATGAGGCACTGAGGTCTTACATAACTCGCTTTAACAAGGAAACCCTCTCGATTAATGAAGCTAACAATAAGATACTAGTGGCAGCATTTACCAATGGGTTACGGAAGGGGAAGTTTCTATTTTCCTTATACGAGaatgacccaaaaaccatgtcggATGTACTTTACAAGGCTACTAAGTACATGAATACAAAAGATGCACTGCTAGCCCGAGAAGAGAAGCCCaagaagaaggaaagataaGAGGACGCACGACAAGATAGAGGACGAAAGATGGCTAGGACTAGAGACCGATAGGAGGACAGACGCTCCAAACCCCCCATTCGaaggttcacaagcttcacctCACTAACTGCCCCGATCGACCAAGTCTTGAAACAGATCAAGGACAAAGGAGCCTTGACATTTCTTGGCAAGTTGAAAGGAGATCTAGTGTGCTATCacaggcaaccaaaaataaaaacctatacttctaaaaatacatgtaatggtGTGAGTAAGGATCGTTCCCATGGAGAGTGtctagcctagttttatgctacgtgAACAAGGAGGGGGGGTTTGAGtataacaaaaacaattttaagaaaaacaactaaggaaca
Coding sequences within:
- the LOC126711410 gene encoding uncharacterized protein LOC126711410, whose product is MVHKLTPNSINTFKELSAQFASHFIGGHRYKKSTACLMNIKQWEDEALRSYITRFNKETLSINEANNKILVAAFTNGLRKGKFLFSLYENDPKTMSDVLYKATKYMNTKDALLAREEKPKKKER